From Haloplanus vescus:
GATTTCTTCGGTGGTTTCACGGAAGCGGGCGAACAGGTCGCGTCCCTCGTAGAGATACTGCTGGCCGGTGGTGGTGGTACAAGCGACGAGGTTGTTCGCGCCTACATCCAGAGCAGCCGATTCGTCGGCTAGTGGTGAATCCTGTCGAGAATCCGGGACAGTGACAGGCTGAATGGCTCTGAACGTGTCGTCGATCTCGTCGAAGTACAGTTCCAATCGGCCCTGTTCGCCGTCCCACTTGGGAGCGCCGCAGACTTCGAGCCGTAGGCGGTCGTAGTAGCCAAGTCCGTACTCATCTTTCAGGTCTTGGCCGACCGGGATTTCGAGGCGACTCCGTTCACCAGTTTCGATGGTGTAGGAGTCATTACGGATGTACGTCCGCAACTCTCTACCGGCCTCCTCGTTGCCCCAGTAACCGGGCGGGGCGGCGTCCTCGCCATCTTCGCAGGCGGCGAAGAACGACCGCCACGCCTCGCTGTTCTTACGGATGACTTGTTGGGCAGTAGCGGAGCCGAGGACACCGACGTACTGTTTTCGGTAGTCGGCAGTATCCCATACGGAGTCGCCGTCGAAGAAGTTCTGACGGCGCTCGTAGTTCAGTTCGTTCCACAGGCTGGCGGAGGCGTCCAACAACTCGCGGAGCAGTTGCTCATCCTGCTCGGAGAGCGGTCGCACCGCGAACGTATTGGTTCGCCTCACGACAACAGACATTTGTTTCTGAATGTCTAAATGTCTTTTGGACACAAACGATGCGACCGAACATCGACATCTCGCACACACTGAATGGGCGGGTGAAAGACTACGCCGAACAAGAGGACAAGCACCTCGAAGAAGCCTATCAAGAGATTATCGAAGCCGGTCTAGAGGCGGTGGAAAATCCAGACAAGCCGTAGCACCTGGATTGTGGGGCCGTGTTGTCGCTCAGACCCAGCCTGAAAGGATGGGCCCACTCGCTACGAACCATCCGAACCAAGGTCATTCTGGAAGCCTTCTCGGAAACCTTCGGACGGTCGCCAAAATCCAGCGCCTGAGTCCGATTTACCGCATTACTCAGTCATTCCTTGGAAATGCGGAAGCGACACGCCGCGGCTTATCTGGTACGTGGCCATCTATTGGAGTATGCCCGACCGCTCCACATCGACGTCGAACCGATTGGCGGTAGACCAGCCAACACGGAGCGCTGACCGCAACCAGAATCTGGCTAATCAAGCCGACCCCGCGACGGACGGAATGCTGCTTCCCTCCCTTGAGGACGGTATAACTCTCCTTGATGTCGAAGGTGATCGGGGTGTACCGATTCTTCAGTCATTGGTACTCGATCATCTCCTCTTACATGACGGGCCCGCTTTCTGGATTGACGCAAACGGCCATGCGACGACGGCCACGCTGACGCAGATAGCCCCCAGTCAACGGTTGCTCAACCGAATCCACGTGGCACGCGGATTTACCGCCTACCAGCACTACGGTGCCAGCTGTGATCTCCCGACGGCAGTGAACAAGTCGATCCAGATGTCCACCACCGACGCCGGCCCGGCCGGTCGACAACCGAGTCGCGACGAGGACACGTCGTCCCACACGCCCGCTCTCATCGTCGCGCCGGCCGTCGACGCCCAGTACCGCGCCGACGATACCCTCGGCGAGACTCACGCGAAAACCCTCCAGGCCCGAACCCTCGCCCGGCTAGTGACCTACGCCGAGGGGTATGACATCCCGGTGCTCGTTACGCGAAACGAACGAAACGAATTCACCGAATCAATCGCGACGGTCGCCGACCACCACCTGGAGTGCGAGCAAACCCGGATGGGGCCGCGGGTCGTCGGCGAGGACTTCGAGACGCTCGTCTATCCCGTCGACGACGGCGCGTACTACCAGACGACGTTCGCGTACTGGCGGCAGCTGCTCGCGGCACGCGCCACGCAGGTCGGCGTGGAACCGACGACGCCGGCGCCGTCGACGCCGACTCCCAAAGGCGTCGGGACGGGCGTCACAGCTGACGGTGAGACGGTGTCGGCTACCGCGAATCCCCTGCTCGATGCGTGGACCGCGACCGGAACAGGAGGTCGATAGCGATGGGGCGCACAAACCCGACGTACCGAGATGCGCTGCGGGCCATCGAAGAGCGCTGGACGGAGTTCCGCCGGGCACTGCGGCGTCGCGACCAGCCGCGCTTCGACCGACTATTCGAGTACGCCCGCGAGCACGCCGACGCGAGCGGGCTGTTGAACCACCAGAACCCGCTGCTGCCGGCGCTACTCAGCATCGATCTCGAACAGGAGGCCCGCCTCGACGACCACGAGGAACGCCTCGAGGAGCTCGAAGCCGCGGTCGCAGCACGCGATGACCAGGAGAGTGCCCCACCGGACGCGAACCCGTGACGATGTCGTTCAGTATCGACTTTCTGGACGACGGCCGCGTCCTGGAGTGGGAGGCAACTGCCGACAGCGCCGTGGCGACCGAGCGCCAAGACTACACCCCACGCTTCTACGTCGCCGCTCGCGACCCTGATGCCGACCTCGACCTCACGACACTCCAGTCGGTGTACGACCAGCACCCGGACGTCGTCGCGACCGAGATGGTTGCGCGACGCCCCGGCTTTCGACGAGACGAGGAGGCCGTTCTCGCAGTCGACGTTGCCCACATCGATCGCGTCACTCCACTCGCCCGGCAGGCACGCCAGCTGTCGGACTATCCAATCGGGGATCTCGCCTGTTTCAACGTCGACTTCTCGCGAGAGTTCCGGTACTGTCTGGAGACCGGCGCCGATCCGACGCCGGCGAGCGAGCTCTCGACGCTCCGTCTCAGCGTCCCGGTGACCGAAACGAGCAACGACGTCTATGGGGAACTGTCTGTCGCCGGCGACACCGTCACCGGCTCGCCGACGGATATCCTGACCGCCGTCCAGGAGGTGCTCGAAGCACACGATCCGGACGTCCTGGTCTGCTCAACCAGCGAGATCGTCCCGACGCTGTACAAGATGGCGACGGACGCCGGCGTCGGCGACTTCTCGCTGAGTCGGTGGCCGGACGTCGACTACCAGCAGCTTGCGAGCCGGTCGACGTACTCGAGCTACGGTCGCGTCGGTCACTCACCGGCGCGGTACAACGTGCCCGGACGGGCGATCATCGACGAGTCGAACACGTTCTTCTACGGGGAGACGAACCTCGAGGGCGTCATCGACCTCGTGTCGCGCTCGAAAAAGCCCGTCCAGGAGCTCGCGTGGGCGTCAATCGGGAACGTGCTGACGGCGATCCAGATCTGCGAGGCCCACGACCGCGGTGTCCTCGTCCCGTGGAACTCCTGGCGCCACGAGTTCTTCAAGCCGATGGGGACGCTCCACGACGCCGACCGTGGCGGCTTCATCTTCGCGCCCGAGGTCGGGCTTCACGAGAACGTCCACGAACTCGACTTCTCCTCGTTGTACCCGAACATCATCTGTACGCGGAACGTCTCACCGGACGTCATCCGGTGTGACTGCCACAGCGACCGCGACGACGTCCCCGGCCTCGGGTACTCGATCTGCGACGACCGGGGCTACCTTGTCGACGTGCTACAGCCGATCATCGACGCGCGCGACGAGATCAAGGCGGCCATTCGTCGCGAGAAGGAACGGAACAACCCCGACGAGGACCGGCTGGTGGAACTCGAGGGACGGTCGGGAGCGCTGAAGTGGATCCTCGTCGCCTGCTTCGGCTATCAGGGATTCAGCAACGCGAAGTTCGGCCGCATTGAGTGCCACGAGGCGATTAACGCATTCGCTCGCGAAATTCTGCTGACGGCAAAACAGCAACTGGAAGCCGGCGGCTGGCGGGTCGTCCACGGCATCGTTGACTCCATCTGGGTGACCCCGGACCCTGACGTCGACGACGAGAACCGCGAAGACCTCAAAGCACTCGCGACGGCAATCACGGAAGAGGTCGAGATCCGGCTCGAACACGAAGCCCACTACGACTGGGTGGCGTTCGTGCCGCAGCGCGAGAGCGACGCCGGCGCGTTGACGAAGTACTTCGGGAAGGTCGCCGGCGACGACGATTTCAAGATACGCGGTATCGAAGCCCGGCAGCGCTCAACCCCACCGTTCATCG
This genomic window contains:
- a CDS encoding type B DNA-directed DNA polymerase, which encodes MSFSIDFLDDGRVLEWEATADSAVATERQDYTPRFYVAARDPDADLDLTTLQSVYDQHPDVVATEMVARRPGFRRDEEAVLAVDVAHIDRVTPLARQARQLSDYPIGDLACFNVDFSREFRYCLETGADPTPASELSTLRLSVPVTETSNDVYGELSVAGDTVTGSPTDILTAVQEVLEAHDPDVLVCSTSEIVPTLYKMATDAGVGDFSLSRWPDVDYQQLASRSTYSSYGRVGHSPARYNVPGRAIIDESNTFFYGETNLEGVIDLVSRSKKPVQELAWASIGNVLTAIQICEAHDRGVLVPWNSWRHEFFKPMGTLHDADRGGFIFAPEVGLHENVHELDFSSLYPNIICTRNVSPDVIRCDCHSDRDDVPGLGYSICDDRGYLVDVLQPIIDARDEIKAAIRREKERNNPDEDRLVELEGRSGALKWILVACFGYQGFSNAKFGRIECHEAINAFAREILLTAKQQLEAGGWRVVHGIVDSIWVTPDPDVDDENREDLKALATAITEEVEIRLEHEAHYDWVAFVPQRESDAGALTKYFGKVAGDDDFKIRGIEARQRSTPPFIEDVQRDCLERLGATKSPDTVLDCLQDAIKRLHAGTVPVEQLVERNRVSKPLEGYTQNTQNVAALKRARDQDLAIHPGQDIEYVVVDDEKSSRERVALAHEEIESYDASYYETQLVRAVESVLAPLGWDRMEIQREIAETRETDLDAFTEIESG
- a CDS encoding RNA-guided endonuclease InsQ/TnpB family protein, with amino-acid sequence MSVVVRRTNTFAVRPLSEQDEQLLRELLDASASLWNELNYERRQNFFDGDSVWDTADYRKQYVGVLGSATAQQVIRKNSEAWRSFFAACEDGEDAAPPGYWGNEEAGRELRTYIRNDSYTIETGERSRLEIPVGQDLKDEYGLGYYDRLRLEVCGAPKWDGEQGRLELYFDEIDDTFRAIQPVTVPDSRQDSPLADESAALDVGANNLVACTTTTGQQYLYEGRDLFARFRETTEEIARLQSKLQEGRNSSQRIRSLYRKRTRRRDHAQDALVRNLIERLYDEGVDTVYVGDLTDVLVDYWSAEVNEKTHQFWAYRSFIDRLATTAEEYGITVEVRSEAYTTAECPVCGEREKTERDGNVFRCSCGYEGHADLGASRTFLERQAGVNLDVGSMARPVRLKWDDHIWSEFSRSPERASPNEERTNRSTRTGKLASVGAA